Proteins encoded in a region of the Phoenix dactylifera cultivar Barhee BC4 chromosome 3, palm_55x_up_171113_PBpolish2nd_filt_p, whole genome shotgun sequence genome:
- the LOC103709120 gene encoding uncharacterized protein LOC103709120 → MEEPPNYPPAIFDVIDTDDDDAIDDEDITIEELETRIRDTSMRIERWRKKHGAHPDTKTKRKPSEQARRKQMSRAHDKVLDYMLMLMDIGGARGFVYGIIPEKGKPVSGSSDELRGWWKEKVRFDRNGPAAIEEFLLEHNIPSCTTNAAVSSPQLLMGFQDSTLGSMLSALMQQCQPPQRRFPLDRRVPPPWWPTMEEDWWPQLGLSGDQGPVPYRKPHDLKKAWKAGVLIAVIRNISPNFDHVQKTVQKSRCLRGKMSAKERTLWYSVLCQEMQLYMEHHPDAPQLHLGMSQAASSNSSDDRYDVEIEDDSSYAGIVDGKLADGVDAGKEILRGLPLDNNDELQRQEFYQRMAVDELQQKLDRKSSVGDNPLQPAMFADQTLAMDKNSLRQAPTEGPDPVQPPVASLNAFLQTPNVGTSCLLLVPGVEQSCPQQPALNPNALLQTPNVGAVCLLPMPYQQSVLNPRNLMQMPNVGANGLLPVPRVESNYFQQPALNQNAPLPAPNAGPNGLLPVPAMGRNCLQQPAHPDPYPLLQRSTIDPNLPYGNYAGQGIEMARKVFEETRRAVQPPQNFPVQTNTAEPAFDNQPASFDSDFTYDFSIDYTDMGGSPIGKQAWFF, encoded by the coding sequence ATGGAGGAACCACCAAACTATCCCCCTGCTATTTTTGATGTTATAGACACCGATGATGACGATGCCATCGATGATGAGGATATTACCATAGAGGAGCTCGAGACACGGATACGCGACACGAGCATGCGGATAGAAAGGTGGCGAAAGAAGCACGGGGCGCATCCGGATACAAAGACGAAGCGGAAGCCGTCAGAGCAAGCTCGGAGAAAACAGATGTCTCGAGCCCATGACAAGGTCCTAGACTACATGCTGATGCTTATGGATATAGGCGGCGCCCGGGGTTTTGTGTATGGTATCATCCCCGAGAAGGGAAAACCTGTGAGCGGATCATCCGATGAACTGAGGGGCTGGTGGAAGGAGAAGGTGCGATTCGATCGAAACGGCCCTGCTGCCATCGAAGAATTCTTGCTCGAGCATAACATCCCGTCATGCACGACGAACGCCGCCGTCTCGAGTCCGCAGCTGCTGATGGGGTTCCAGGATTCAACACTAGGCTCAATGCTGTCTGCATTGATGCAGCAATGCCAGCCTCCTCAGAGGAGGTTCCCGTTGGACCGGCGAGTTCCGCCACCCTGGTGGCCGACCATGGAGGAGGACTGGTGGCCGCAGCTAGGGTTGTCCGGCGATCAAGGGCCGGTGCCATATAGGAAGCCGCATGACCTCAAAAAAGCTTGGAAGGCCGGCGTCCTTATTGCAGTCATCAGAAACATCTCCCCGAATTTTGATCACGTTCAGAAGACGGTGCAGAAGTCCAGATGTCTCCGGGGCAAGATGTCTGCAAAGGAGAGAACGCTTTGGTATTCCGTGCTTTGTCAAGAGATGCAGTTGTACATGGAGCACCACCCCGATGCTCCTCAGTTGCATTTGGGCATGAGTCAGGCTGCCTCTTCTAACAGCAGCGATGATAGATATGATGTTGAGATCGAGGATGATAGTTCTTACGCTGGTATCGTAGATGGCAAACTTGCCGATGGTGTCGATGCCGGGAAGGAGATCCTAAGAGGTTTGCCTCTGGATAACAATGATGAGCTGCAGCGGCAGGAATTTTATCAGAGGATGGCAGTCGATGAGCTGCAGCAGAAACTGGACAGGAAAAGTTCTGTAGGGGATAATCCTCTTCAGCCAGCTATGTTTGCAGATCAGACCCTGGCTATGGATAAGAATTCTCTCCGGCAGGCACCGACCGAAGGCCCCGATCCTGTACAACCGCCGGTTGCAAGTCTAAATGCCTTTCTGCAGACACCAAATGTTGGCACAAGTTGTCTTCTACTGGTGCCTGGCGTGGAACAAAGTTGTCCTCAGCAACCAGCTTTGAATCCAAATGCCCTTCTGCAGACACCAAATGTTGGTGCAGTTTGTCTTCTGCCAATGCCTTATCAGCAGTCAGTTTTGAATCCAAGAAACCTCATGCAGATGCCAAATGTTGGCGCAAACGGTCTTCTGCCAGTGCCTAGGGTGGAATCAAATTATTTTCAGCAACCAGCTTTGAATCAAAATGCCCCTCTGCCTGCACCAAATGCTGGTCCAAATGGCCTTCTGCCAGTGCCTGCTATGGGACGAAATTGTCTTCAGCAACCAGCTCATCCGGATCCATACCCTCTTCTGCAGCGAAGTACAATCGATCCGAATCTTCCTTATGGAAACTATGCTGGACAAGGCATTGAAATGGCAAGAAAAGTGTTTGAAGAAACCAGAAGAGCAGTGCAGCCTCCTCAGAACTTTCCTGTTCAGACTAATACTGCTGAACCTGCATTCGATAACCAGCCCGCTAGTTTTGACAGTGACTTCACATATGATTTTTCTATCGATTATACCGATATGGGAGGCTCACCGATAGGTAAACAAGCTTGGTTCTTTTGA